The following nucleotide sequence is from bacterium.
CGCGCGCTGCGCCTCGCGGCGCCAAGCGCGGCCCTCGCGCGCGATCGTCGCTCCTTCGAGCGCCCGCGCCACGGCCAACTTGACCTCCTCCATCTTCCAGGGCTTGCGCAGGTAGTTCACCGCGCCGCGGCGCATGGCCTCGACCGCGGTGTCGAGGTCGGCGTAGGCGGTCAGCATGATGACCGGCGTGCCGGGCGCCTCGCGCCGCGCCCCCTCGATGACGGCCAGCCCGTCCACCGGCGACATGCGCAGGTCGGTCAGCACCAGGTCGAAGCTCTCGCGGGCCAGGGCGGCCAGCGCCTCGGCGCCGCCGGGCGCGTCGACCACCTGGTGCCCCTCACCCTCCAGCAGCAGCCGCATGGTGACGTTCTGGCTCTTCTCGTCGTCGACGATCAGGATGCGGGCCATGGTGCCTCCGGTGTTTCCCCGCGCGGCAGCACGACAACCGCCTCGGCGCCGGGACCGTCGTCGCGGTCGCGCAGGGCGAGGGTGCCGCCGTGGTCCTCGATGACCTGGCGCACCACCGCCAGGCCGAGGCCGCTGCCCTGCTGCCGCGTGGTGAAGAAGGGCGCGAACAGCTCGTCCTGGCTGCGGCCGCCCAGGCCGTCGCCCTCGTCGCGCACCCGCAGTTCGACGCCGTCGCCGCGCGGCGCGAGCACGATCGTGACGACGCCCCCGCCGGGCATCGCGTCGCGCGCGTTCAGCAGCAGGTTCAGCAGGACCTGCTGCAGGCCGGGGCTGTCGCCGGCGATCGGACCGGCAACGCCGCGGTTCTCGACCTCGATGCGCACGCCCCTGCGCTCCAGCTCGCCCGCCGCCATCCGCGCCACGCGGCGCACCAGGGCTTCGAGGTCCAGGGGCTCGGGCCGCGGGGCGCCGCCGTGGCCGAAGGTCAGGTAGCGGGTCAGGATGCGGTCGAGGCGGTCGACCTCTTCGGGGATGAAGTCGGCCGTCGGCAGCTCGACGCCCAGCTCGCGCAGCTTGGCCGTCTGGATCTCGCCGGCGCCGCGGATGATGCCCAGGGGGTTGCGGATCTCGTGCGCGATGCCGGCGGTCATCCGCCCCATCGCCACCAGGGTCTCCTGGCGCTGCGCAGCCGCGCGGGCGCCGGCCAGCGAACGCTCGAGCCTCGCCACGACCAAAGCCATCGCCGACAAAAAGACCAGCACGGCGCCCACGCTTAACCAGGCGACGCGCCGCAGGTCGCCCAAGGCGCGGAAATACTCGGCCTCCGCGTCGACCGACAGCACGCCGGCGACCCGGCCGTCGGCGGTCCACACCGGGGCGAAGGCGCTCTTCTGGTACTCGTCCCCCACCTTCACCAGCGATCCCGGCTCGGGCGCGCCGCCGAGCGCGGAGGCGACGGCGGCGGGGTCGAGCTCCCAGTAGTAGTCGAGGTCGCCGCGGGCGACCCGGTCGGCCGCCGAGACCAGCACGAAGCCCTCGCGGTCGCAGAGCGTCAGCTCGCTCAGCCGGTTCTCGCGGCGGACCTCCTGCAGGCGCGAGCGCATCCAGACGA
It contains:
- a CDS encoding ATP-binding protein, with protein sequence MTTSYRPAGAKRRLVAGAAVYLAVLAAVGLALLRLHASAAASLERALGERLLGVATTAAHLVDGDSLQVWALDPQETLDFVWMRSRLQEVRRENRLSELTLCDREGFVLVSAADRVARGDLDYYWELDPAAVASALGGAPEPGSLVKVGDEYQKSAFAPVWTADGRVAGVLSVDAEAEYFRALGDLRRVAWLSVGAVLVFLSAMALVVARLERSLAGARAAAQRQETLVAMGRMTAGIAHEIRNPLGIIRGAGEIQTAKLRELGVELPTADFIPEEVDRLDRILTRYLTFGHGGAPRPEPLDLEALVRRVARMAAGELERRGVRIEVENRGVAGPIAGDSPGLQQVLLNLLLNARDAMPGGGVVTIVLAPRGDGVELRVRDEGDGLGGRSQDELFAPFFTTRQQGSGLGLAVVRQVIEDHGGTLALRDRDDGPGAEAVVVLPRGETPEAPWPAS
- a CDS encoding response regulator; the encoded protein is MARILIVDDEKSQNVTMRLLLEGEGHQVVDAPGGAEALAALARESFDLVLTDLRMSPVDGLAVIEGARREAPGTPVIMLTAYADLDTAVEAMRRGAVNYLRKPWKMEEVKLAVARALEGATIAREGRAWRREAQRA